A genomic stretch from Halogranum gelatinilyticum includes:
- a CDS encoding ABC transporter substrate-binding protein: protein MREEHSGDGDRSTTRRAYLRYGGAVVGGGLLAGCTGDTGSGSTTTDAAETADTATEPTATTETTADDGYSVSIEPVGEVTFESVPETWVANNGSWADMGIALGLDAPMGVWLPGRYHTQYYDEIPGVSVDIDSIRQLWGEGGVGKEQFYELDADVHVVDPNFLLNRGTWQQADVDEIAENVGPFFGNSIFSRSYPWHEGYRYYTLYEGFEKLAAVFQRTDRYEAFATLHEEFQTDLASVVPAEGERPSAAVVWGGGDSPEQYYPYVIDEGTSFKHLNDLQVGDALAATDVKNFFESRGAIDFETLLEVDPEVLLVRGQEMKTESEFQDTVVSFMENHSVASDLTAVENGDVYRAGPLYQGPITNLVITERLARTLYGVEEELFDRERVADIVAGEV, encoded by the coding sequence ATGCGCGAAGAACACAGCGGAGACGGCGACCGGTCGACGACCCGACGAGCCTATCTCAGATACGGCGGTGCGGTGGTCGGTGGTGGCCTCCTCGCAGGCTGTACCGGTGATACGGGGTCGGGGTCGACGACGACCGACGCCGCGGAGACTGCGGACACCGCGACGGAGCCGACTGCGACGACCGAAACGACGGCCGACGACGGCTACAGCGTCTCCATCGAACCCGTCGGCGAGGTCACCTTCGAGTCGGTCCCCGAGACGTGGGTCGCTAACAACGGCAGCTGGGCCGATATGGGCATCGCACTCGGTCTCGACGCACCGATGGGCGTCTGGCTTCCGGGGCGGTACCACACCCAGTATTACGACGAGATTCCCGGCGTCAGCGTCGATATCGACTCGATTCGGCAGCTGTGGGGAGAGGGCGGCGTCGGCAAGGAGCAGTTCTACGAACTCGACGCGGACGTCCACGTCGTCGACCCGAACTTCCTGTTGAACCGCGGGACGTGGCAGCAGGCGGACGTCGACGAGATCGCCGAGAACGTCGGTCCCTTCTTCGGCAACAGCATCTTCTCGCGGAGCTATCCGTGGCACGAGGGCTACCGCTACTACACGCTCTACGAGGGCTTCGAGAAGCTCGCAGCGGTCTTCCAGCGGACGGACCGCTACGAGGCGTTCGCCACGCTCCACGAGGAGTTCCAGACCGACCTCGCGTCCGTCGTCCCCGCCGAGGGCGAGCGGCCCTCGGCCGCCGTTGTCTGGGGCGGCGGCGACAGCCCCGAGCAGTACTATCCGTACGTCATCGACGAGGGGACGAGTTTCAAGCATCTCAACGACCTGCAGGTGGGGGACGCGCTCGCAGCGACGGACGTGAAGAACTTCTTCGAGAGCCGCGGTGCCATCGACTTCGAGACGTTGCTTGAGGTCGACCCCGAAGTGCTGCTCGTCCGCGGCCAGGAGATGAAGACCGAGAGCGAGTTTCAGGATACCGTGGTCTCGTTCATGGAGAACCACAGCGTCGCGAGCGACCTGACCGCCGTCGAGAACGGCGACGTCTACCGTGCCGGGCCGCTGTATCAGGGCCCCATCACGAACCTCGTCATCACCGAACGACTCGCGCGGACGCTCTACGGCGTCGAGGAGGAACTGTTCGACCGCGAGCGCGTCGCCGACATCGTCGCCGGGGAGGTCTGA
- a CDS encoding DUF7342 family protein, translated as MSGEPPTDRPQLADEWESSLSGRSTRERVYETALQLYDPTRVSAVADRADVSAETARDYLQWFAEMGILTEVSSSPATYRRNDSYFQWRRVQELRDKPLEELETELRELTDQERSYRDRFGVDAPGDVDALEHADYDEVEDVWMTLQEWQTVRRRIREVELARRDRDGTAEASA; from the coding sequence ATGAGTGGAGAACCACCTACCGACCGACCACAGCTGGCTGACGAGTGGGAGTCGTCACTATCGGGTCGGTCGACCCGAGAGCGAGTGTACGAGACAGCGTTGCAACTGTACGACCCAACTCGCGTCTCGGCAGTCGCAGATCGGGCCGACGTGTCCGCCGAGACGGCACGTGACTACCTCCAGTGGTTCGCGGAGATGGGGATTCTCACCGAGGTGAGTTCGTCGCCAGCAACGTATCGACGGAACGACTCGTACTTTCAGTGGCGGCGAGTCCAAGAACTTCGTGACAAACCGCTTGAGGAGCTCGAAACCGAACTCCGGGAACTTACGGATCAAGAGCGATCCTACCGCGATAGATTTGGTGTCGATGCTCCCGGCGACGTCGACGCACTCGAGCACGCGGATTATGATGAAGTCGAGGACGTCTGGATGACTCTCCAAGAGTGGCAGACTGTCCGACGACGCATCCGAGAAGTCGAGCTAGCTCGCCGTGACCGAGATGGGACAGCAGAGGCCTCTGCCTGA
- a CDS encoding NAD(P)/FAD-dependent oxidoreductase, whose amino-acid sequence MSTDYDVAVVGGGPAGCSAAVFTARYGLDTVVFDRGRSSIQRCAYLENYLGFPAGIDVETLYGLMHEHVAEAGCTLVAEFVESVTRREGGEGFVVETQAGECVTARRVVAATRYDGEYLRGLDDEEAMFETYEHDGETHERFDRSYAASDGTTPVGGLYVASPSSEADRQAVVAAGRGARVGLAVVGDARRARGRPASLADHYDWVRQESTLDDEWADRGRWREWYDERRPANHTDDEQWQAMRERDIDRRLGTYLTAEEIEQRTERGHRRLLDHVDDDLVLERAREIRSETVEAGE is encoded by the coding sequence ATGAGCACTGACTACGACGTCGCCGTCGTCGGCGGCGGGCCTGCGGGCTGTTCGGCGGCGGTCTTCACCGCCCGCTACGGGCTTGATACGGTCGTCTTCGACCGGGGACGCTCCTCGATTCAACGCTGTGCGTATCTGGAGAACTATCTCGGCTTCCCGGCGGGGATCGACGTCGAGACGCTGTACGGGCTGATGCACGAACACGTCGCCGAGGCTGGCTGCACGCTCGTCGCGGAGTTCGTCGAGTCGGTCACGCGCCGTGAGGGGGGCGAGGGCTTCGTCGTCGAGACCCAAGCGGGCGAGTGTGTCACGGCGCGGCGTGTCGTCGCGGCCACGCGGTACGACGGGGAGTATCTCCGGGGCCTCGACGACGAGGAGGCGATGTTCGAGACGTACGAGCACGACGGTGAGACGCACGAGCGGTTCGACCGGTCGTACGCCGCGTCGGACGGGACGACGCCGGTCGGAGGTCTCTACGTCGCCTCGCCGTCGAGCGAGGCCGACCGGCAGGCCGTGGTCGCCGCTGGCCGCGGCGCGCGCGTCGGATTGGCGGTCGTCGGCGACGCTCGTCGAGCGCGGGGTCGACCGGCGTCGCTCGCGGACCACTACGACTGGGTCCGCCAGGAGTCGACGCTCGACGACGAGTGGGCCGACCGCGGCCGCTGGCGCGAGTGGTACGACGAGCGGCGTCCCGCAAACCACACCGACGACGAACAGTGGCAGGCGATGCGCGAGCGCGACATCGACCGCCGACTCGGGACGTATCTGACGGCCGAGGAGATCGAGCAGCGAACCGAGCGCGGCCACCGTCGGCTGCTCGACCACGTCGACGACGACCTCGTCCTCGAACGCGCACGCGAGATCCGGTCCGAAACCGTCGAAGCGGGCGAGTAA
- a CDS encoding cupredoxin domain-containing protein has product MQQNTTSQTDGDAIDPRFGYVGTRDQEPPVEPDHTIDLQIRPREDVPLPEFYFEPTGLAIDVGDTVRFNLASPHHNVNAHHPAFGYTQRVPDGVPPFSSPILSAGEYWLYTFETEGVHNIMCAPHELFGMVGTIVVGSATGPGANPVGGAPAPSEQSRPPEFTAGLVLSDPAMDPENIVAEESVSWSDLAPESKRPLLAPIGEE; this is encoded by the coding sequence ATGCAACAGAACACTACCTCGCAGACGGATGGCGACGCAATTGACCCGCGGTTCGGGTACGTCGGTACCCGTGACCAAGAGCCACCGGTCGAACCGGACCACACCATCGATCTTCAGATTCGACCGCGAGAGGACGTGCCGCTTCCGGAGTTCTACTTCGAGCCGACGGGTCTCGCCATCGACGTTGGTGACACCGTTCGGTTCAACCTCGCGTCGCCGCACCACAACGTCAATGCACACCACCCAGCGTTCGGCTACACTCAGCGCGTCCCCGACGGCGTCCCGCCGTTCTCCTCTCCGATTCTCTCTGCGGGCGAGTACTGGTTGTACACCTTCGAGACCGAGGGTGTCCACAACATCATGTGCGCGCCCCACGAGCTGTTCGGCATGGTCGGAACCATCGTCGTCGGCTCGGCGACCGGCCCCGGAGCGAACCCGGTCGGGGGGGCACCCGCGCCCTCCGAACAGTCGCGTCCACCGGAGTTCACTGCCGGACTCGTGTTGAGCGACCCGGCGATGGACCCTGAGAACATTGTCGCTGAGGAGTCCGTCTCGTGGAGTGACCTGGCTCCCGAGAGCAAGCGGCCGCTCCTTGCGCCTATCGGCGAGGAGTAA
- a CDS encoding DUF7551 domain-containing protein has product MVGTTLAAIREHVESLAAPDGRYVVHCSRTGERPVPVAGKRFASRTLAERAVAAATQYRAALRRYDPQLPHYALVVSHETGVYGTDSRDRDTDETAAPTLEPSADSAAVGQPPLVEFCHQVAASVFEALCDAGHRAVETAVMDAYFELAETVRDPDELCLCLLESMAAELDSRLTPSEQADVLAEAATLLPAAESNDDAVSAALATLEGNGLLSAYRCGPPSVDLDSGTRTIVVRVSDYALSPRDGRLPVLPLVLGVYRRESAWPLSSVRVIDDDDWQLTLVHSRDGGPSDLTSVPIESAV; this is encoded by the coding sequence ATGGTCGGAACGACACTCGCCGCGATCCGCGAACACGTCGAATCGCTCGCCGCTCCCGACGGACGGTACGTCGTCCACTGTAGCCGGACGGGAGAGCGTCCGGTCCCGGTCGCCGGGAAACGCTTCGCGAGCCGCACGCTCGCCGAACGTGCCGTCGCCGCGGCCACACAGTACCGCGCCGCACTGCGACGGTACGACCCACAGCTGCCCCACTACGCCCTCGTCGTCTCCCACGAGACGGGAGTGTACGGAACCGACAGCCGAGACCGCGACACCGACGAGACGGCGGCTCCGACGCTGGAGCCGTCAGCCGACTCGGCGGCCGTCGGCCAGCCGCCGCTGGTCGAGTTCTGTCACCAGGTCGCCGCGAGCGTGTTCGAGGCACTCTGTGATGCAGGGCACAGAGCCGTCGAGACGGCGGTCATGGACGCCTACTTCGAGTTAGCCGAGACGGTTCGGGACCCCGACGAACTCTGTCTCTGTCTCCTCGAGAGCATGGCCGCTGAACTCGATAGCCGGCTGACGCCGTCGGAGCAGGCCGACGTCCTCGCCGAGGCGGCGACCCTCCTCCCCGCGGCCGAGTCGAACGACGACGCGGTTTCGGCCGCGCTGGCGACGCTCGAGGGGAATGGCCTGCTCTCGGCGTACCGCTGTGGCCCTCCCTCGGTCGACCTCGATTCGGGGACGCGGACGATCGTCGTCCGCGTCTCGGACTACGCCCTGTCGCCCCGAGACGGGCGGCTTCCGGTGCTGCCGCTCGTCCTCGGAGTCTATCGACGGGAGTCTGCATGGCCGCTTTCGTCGGTTCGCGTCATCGACGACGACGACTGGCAATTGACGCTCGTCCACTCACGAGACGGCGGGCCGAGTGACCTCACGAGCGTCCCTATCGAGTCGGCGGTGTAG
- a CDS encoding DUF6516 family protein — protein sequence MSDDGKTLNEALLRAVARRLGSLTLVDSVSVFPRTKPESVVATLDTVYYPDTVETAVLEVRAYVNDDFHVTYREDWGGDEWMCRWDRHDNPHNERDHFHHPPAARTTDATDRDYPTELTSLLKHVLSEVDTRIGAVWETA from the coding sequence ATGAGTGACGACGGAAAAACGCTCAACGAAGCGCTCTTACGGGCCGTTGCACGTCGTCTGGGTTCGTTGACGCTTGTCGATTCGGTCTCTGTGTTTCCGCGGACAAAACCTGAGTCGGTCGTTGCGACGCTTGACACCGTGTATTACCCCGACACTGTTGAAACCGCAGTCCTCGAAGTCCGCGCCTATGTCAACGACGACTTCCACGTCACCTACCGAGAAGACTGGGGCGGAGATGAGTGGATGTGTCGGTGGGACCGCCACGACAACCCACACAACGAACGGGACCACTTCCATCACCCACCAGCAGCACGCACTACCGACGCGACCGACCGAGACTACCCAACCGAGTTGACCTCGCTCCTGAAGCACGTGTTGTCTGAGGTCGATACCCGAATCGGGGCAGTTTGGGAGACTGCCTGA
- a CDS encoding HEAT repeat domain-containing protein, with product MDEDIPPWLQCVLDSLERGDVPDTSIPPEQFDAVSVDKKKALLKSIQQLVDDDTVSLNSFLPLLSSALDADNRAVRLTTAKLLVSVAETTPDAILELVPVLAARVADDDEFYYVRARSAEALGYVALEHPDEVATPELLADLRLGLSFDEPEVTQKLSKALEHVALGDPRRLRHHVPTLAEHLADDDELVRCHLCTALVVVGSESPDRLADVADDLRIRLSDDSTFVRGRAAERRLGDLCDADEPFVADRARFALSALGGTADPDGPTPGVGTIESVSASTADAAEEIRSPDSDGMRPSCGFPLAESGPPMCPRCGQPH from the coding sequence ATGGACGAGGACATCCCACCCTGGCTCCAGTGTGTGCTCGATTCCCTCGAACGGGGAGACGTTCCGGACACGAGCATTCCTCCCGAACAGTTCGACGCGGTCTCCGTCGACAAGAAGAAGGCGCTCCTCAAGTCGATCCAACAGCTCGTAGACGACGACACGGTCTCACTCAACTCATTCCTTCCACTACTCTCCTCGGCACTCGACGCCGACAACCGTGCCGTTCGGCTCACGACCGCGAAGCTCCTCGTCTCGGTCGCTGAAACCACCCCCGACGCTATCCTCGAACTCGTCCCGGTGCTCGCCGCGCGCGTGGCCGACGACGACGAGTTCTACTACGTCCGGGCTCGCTCGGCCGAGGCACTCGGCTACGTCGCACTCGAACACCCCGACGAGGTTGCGACACCCGAGCTCCTCGCGGACCTCCGTCTCGGGCTCTCGTTCGACGAGCCGGAGGTCACACAGAAGCTGTCGAAGGCGCTGGAACACGTCGCACTCGGCGACCCGCGTCGGCTCCGACACCACGTGCCGACACTTGCTGAGCACCTCGCTGACGACGACGAACTCGTCCGGTGCCATCTCTGTACGGCCCTCGTCGTCGTCGGATCCGAGTCTCCCGACCGGCTCGCGGACGTGGCCGACGACCTCCGCATCCGACTGAGCGACGACAGTACGTTCGTCCGCGGGCGTGCCGCGGAGCGACGCCTCGGTGACCTGTGCGACGCAGACGAACCGTTCGTCGCTGACCGCGCACGGTTCGCACTCAGTGCTCTCGGGGGGACCGCCGACCCAGACGGACCGACCCCCGGTGTCGGAACCATCGAGAGCGTGTCCGCATCGACCGCCGACGCGGCCGAGGAGATTCGGTCGCCGGACTCCGACGGTATGCGTCCGAGCTGCGGCTTCCCGCTGGCGGAGTCCGGCCCACCGATGTGTCCGCGGTGCGGCCAGCCTCACTGA
- a CDS encoding ABC transporter substrate-binding protein: MSEDDGRGIRPTRRDYVKYGGAVLGGGLLAGCTGTNEGNETNGTSDGSTTDGSDGTTTETETPTDGSYTVSMSPVGDVEFESVPESVFTRLTHHADMAFALGRGDAVNAMHAPDYYDALWNQFVERLPGVTLDWTGLYSSWEVSKEKLYELDSDVHLADPASVFQLGTWSTADLDEIGENIGPWFGNSFSARHQTPPTDWPGEYEYYGLWEQFERVAQVFRAQDRYDALAEVRDELLATIEADLPPTSERPTAVMIGSSDVEGDIYAYTLSNPGFLTAHTRPLHPVDAFEGAVESGTIVDLETLLEADPDVMLMLGGMLPTTDMGEIRATLESNAVAAEMTAVAAGRVHPQGARYQGPILNLFQLEMTAKQLYPDQFGAWPTYENGPYPEIPQGEQLFDRQRVADIINGDI, translated from the coding sequence ATGTCCGAAGACGACGGTCGGGGGATCCGCCCGACGCGCAGAGACTACGTGAAATACGGCGGTGCCGTCCTCGGCGGCGGACTGCTCGCAGGCTGTACCGGAACGAACGAAGGGAACGAAACGAACGGAACGAGCGACGGGTCGACGACCGATGGCTCGGACGGAACGACGACGGAGACCGAGACGCCGACTGACGGGTCGTACACCGTGTCGATGTCGCCGGTTGGGGACGTCGAGTTCGAGTCGGTGCCCGAGTCGGTCTTCACGCGGCTCACCCACCACGCGGACATGGCGTTCGCACTCGGCCGCGGCGATGCGGTCAACGCGATGCACGCGCCGGACTACTACGACGCACTGTGGAACCAGTTCGTCGAACGGCTCCCCGGCGTGACGCTGGACTGGACAGGTCTCTACTCCTCGTGGGAGGTAAGCAAGGAGAAGCTCTACGAACTCGACAGCGACGTCCATCTCGCCGACCCGGCGTCGGTGTTCCAACTCGGTACGTGGAGCACGGCCGACCTCGACGAGATCGGGGAGAACATCGGGCCGTGGTTCGGCAACTCGTTCAGCGCGCGTCACCAGACGCCGCCGACGGACTGGCCCGGCGAGTACGAGTATTACGGCCTGTGGGAGCAGTTCGAACGGGTCGCACAGGTGTTCCGCGCACAGGACCGGTACGACGCGCTCGCGGAGGTCCGCGACGAGCTGCTCGCGACCATCGAGGCCGACCTCCCACCGACGTCCGAGCGGCCGACAGCGGTGATGATCGGCTCGTCAGACGTCGAGGGCGACATCTACGCGTACACGCTGTCCAATCCCGGCTTCCTGACCGCACACACGCGGCCGCTCCATCCGGTCGACGCCTTCGAGGGCGCAGTCGAGTCCGGAACCATCGTCGACCTCGAAACCCTGCTCGAAGCCGACCCCGACGTGATGCTGATGCTCGGCGGGATGTTGCCGACGACGGACATGGGCGAGATCCGTGCGACGCTCGAATCGAACGCCGTCGCGGCCGAGATGACGGCGGTCGCGGCGGGTCGCGTCCATCCGCAGGGCGCGCGGTATCAGGGTCCGATTTTGAACCTCTTCCAGTTGGAGATGACTGCCAAACAGCTCTACCCCGACCAGTTCGGTGCCTGGCCGACCTACGAAAACGGTCCGTATCCCGAGATTCCGCAGGGTGAACAGCTGTTCGACCGCCAACGCGTCGCGGACATCATCAACGGAGACATCTAA
- a CDS encoding ABC transporter substrate-binding protein produces MTDDTNPDGLTRRDYLQYGTAVAAAGLFSGCAGNAGQDTDPTAADTTTAPSTAETTARDSSYSVTMEPVGEVTFDSVPERWVAYGGGYADMGVALGKGDGMTGIGGAGRYYTYVYDELPGVSVDRETLEANDLGASGMAKELFYELDNDVHLMDPGMLRNWFDWSEADVEEITTNVGPFVGNLVFRREDAWHEYRYYTLYEAFEKVAQVFGEEERYRAFEELHDEFIAEVQRQLPPADDRPNVLLVYEGSDEPEQFSPYRLNDKGTSKKQFRDLGVSDALAGTGVDGLSTTDRGRIDYETMLEVDPDVIMLRAHERKSAAEFRDTVLAYMRDHPVASELTAVRNGRVYRGGYLYQGPIHNLFLTERGAKQLYPDVFGDVTSDEQLFDRQRVADIVTGELSR; encoded by the coding sequence ATGACCGACGACACCAACCCCGACGGACTGACGCGCCGAGACTATCTGCAGTACGGTACTGCGGTCGCCGCCGCCGGTCTCTTCTCCGGCTGCGCTGGCAACGCTGGCCAGGACACAGATCCGACTGCAGCCGACACAACGACAGCACCGTCGACTGCGGAGACGACGGCCCGAGACAGTTCGTACTCGGTGACGATGGAACCCGTCGGCGAGGTCACGTTCGACTCCGTCCCCGAGCGGTGGGTCGCCTACGGCGGCGGCTACGCCGACATGGGCGTCGCACTCGGCAAGGGCGACGGGATGACCGGCATCGGCGGTGCGGGCCGCTACTACACGTACGTCTACGACGAACTGCCCGGCGTCAGCGTCGACCGCGAGACGCTCGAAGCCAACGACCTCGGCGCGTCGGGGATGGCCAAAGAGCTGTTCTACGAACTCGACAACGACGTCCATCTGATGGATCCGGGGATGCTCCGCAACTGGTTCGACTGGAGCGAGGCGGACGTCGAGGAGATCACGACCAACGTCGGCCCGTTCGTCGGCAACCTCGTCTTCCGTCGCGAGGACGCCTGGCACGAGTACCGCTACTACACCCTCTACGAGGCCTTCGAGAAGGTCGCGCAGGTCTTCGGCGAGGAGGAACGCTACCGTGCGTTTGAGGAACTGCACGACGAGTTCATCGCCGAGGTCCAACGGCAGCTGCCGCCAGCCGACGACCGCCCGAACGTGCTGCTCGTCTACGAGGGGAGCGACGAGCCGGAGCAGTTCTCGCCGTACCGGCTCAACGACAAGGGGACGAGCAAGAAGCAGTTCCGGGACCTCGGCGTCAGCGACGCGCTCGCCGGGACCGGCGTCGACGGGCTGAGTACGACCGACCGGGGCCGCATCGACTACGAGACGATGCTCGAAGTCGACCCCGACGTCATCATGCTGCGCGCACACGAGCGCAAGTCCGCGGCCGAGTTCCGCGACACGGTCCTCGCGTATATGCGCGACCATCCCGTCGCCAGCGAGCTGACCGCCGTCCGGAACGGCCGGGTCTACCGCGGCGGCTATCTCTATCAGGGTCCCATCCACAACCTGTTCCTGACCGAGCGCGGGGCGAAACAGCTGTATCCGGACGTCTTCGGCGACGTGACGAGCGACGAGCAGCTGTTCGACCGACAGCGAGTCGCCGACATCGTCACCGGGGAGCTGTCGCGATGA